A genome region from Microtus ochrogaster isolate Prairie Vole_2 chromosome 1, MicOch1.0, whole genome shotgun sequence includes the following:
- the Hbp1 gene encoding HMG box-containing protein 1 isoform X2, which translates to MATGLSEHHNMVWEVKTNQMPNAVQKLLLVMDKRASGMNDSLELLQCNENLPSSPGYNSCEEHMELDDLPELQAVQSDPTQSAIYQLSSDVSHQDYPRPSWSQNTSDIPENTHGEDEVDWLTELANIATSPQSPLMQCSFYNRSSPVHIIATSKSLHSYARPPPVSSSSKSRPTFPHDHWKEETPGRHERANSESESGIFCMSSLSDDDDLGWCNSWPSTIWHCFLKGTRLCFHKESNKEWQDVEDFARAESCDNEEEIQMGTHKGYGSDGLKLVSHEESVSFGESVLKLTFDPGTVEDDLLTVECKLDHPFYVKNKGWSSFYPSLTVVQHGIPCCEIHIGDICLPPGHPDAINFDDSGVFDTFKSYDFTPMDSSAVYVLSSMARQRRASLSCGGPGGAQEFAGSEFSKSCGSPGSSQLSSDSLYAKAVKSHSSGTVSATSPNKCKRPMNAFMLFAKKYRVEYTQMYPGKDNRAISVILGDRWKKMKNEERRMYTLEAKALAEEQKRLNPDCWKRKRTNSGSQQH; encoded by the exons TCGGAGCACCATAACATGGTGTGGGAAGTGAAGACAAATCAGATGCCTAATGCAGTACAGAAACTCCTGCTGGTGATGGACAAGAGAGCTTCAGGAATGAATGACTCCTTGGAGTTGCTGCAGTGTAATGAGAACCTGCCGTCCTCTCCAGGATACAACTCCTGTGAGGAGCACATGGAGCTTG ATGACCTTCCCGAACTTCAGGCTGTTCAGAGTGATCCTACTCAATCTGCCATATACCAGCTAAGTTCAGATGTATCTCATCAAGACTATCCAAGACCATCTTGGAGCCAGAATACCTCAGACATACCGGAGAACACTCATGGTGAAGATGAGGTGGACTGGCTGACGGAGTTAGCAAATATCGCCACGAGTCCACAGAGCCCTCTCATGCAGTGCTCCTTTTATAACAG ATCATCTCCTGTACACATCATAGCTACTAGCAAAAGTTTACATTCCTATGCACGCCCACCACCAGTGTCCTCTTCTTCAAAGAGCAGGCCAACCTTCCCGCATGATCATTGGAAGGAAGAAACACCAGGAAGACATGAACGG GCAAACAGTGAGTCTGAATCTGGCATTTTCTGCATGTCCTCCCTGTCAGATGACGATGATCTGGGCTGGTGCAATTCCTGGCCATCAACTATTTGGCACTGTTTTTTGAAAG GCACACGACTGTGCTTCCATAAAGAAAGCAATAAGGAATGGCAAGATGTTGAAGACTTCGCTAGAGCCGAAAGCTGTGATAATGAGGAAGAGATTCAGATGGGCACTCACAAG GGCTATGGTTCTGATGGTCTAAAGTTGGTATCCCATGAAGAGAGTGTATCATTTGGTGAGTCTGTACTGAAGCTGACATTTGATCCTGGTACAGTAGAAGATGACTTGCTTACTGTGGAGTGCAAGCTGGACCACCCtttctatgttaaaaataaag GTTGGTCATCATTTTATCCAAGCTTGACTGTGGTACAGCATGGCATTCCATGTTGTGAAATTCATATTGGTGACATCTGTCTACCTCCTGGACACCCTGATGCCATTAATTTTGATGATTCAGGTGTTTTTGATACATTTAAAAG CTATGACTTCACACCGATGGACTCGTCTGCAGTCTATGTGCTGAGCAGTATGGCTCGTCAGCGCCGTGCGTCTTTgtcttgtggaggacctggtgGTGCTCAAGAGTTCGCAGGCTCTGAATTCAGCAAAAGTTGTGGTTCCCCTGGATCATCGCAGCTCTCCTCTGATTCTCTGTATGCTAAAGCTGTCAAAAGCCACAGCTCAGGGACTGTGAGTGCCACTTCTCCTAACAAGTGCAAAAGACCAATGAATGCCTTCATGCTTTTTGCCAAAAAATACAGAGTTGAATACACTCAGATGTATCCAGGGAAAGATAACAG agCCATTAGTGTGATTCTTGGTGACAggtggaagaaaatgaagaatgagGAAAGGAGGATGTATACATTAGAAGCAAAGGCTTTGGCTGAAGAACAAAAGCGTTTAAATCCTGActgttggaaaagaaaaagaaccaattcA GGCTCTCAACAGCATTGA
- the Hbp1 gene encoding HMG box-containing protein 1 isoform X1, whose product MVFLYIFRGLALPARDSKKTQTNNLYICSEHHNMVWEVKTNQMPNAVQKLLLVMDKRASGMNDSLELLQCNENLPSSPGYNSCEEHMELDDLPELQAVQSDPTQSAIYQLSSDVSHQDYPRPSWSQNTSDIPENTHGEDEVDWLTELANIATSPQSPLMQCSFYNRSSPVHIIATSKSLHSYARPPPVSSSSKSRPTFPHDHWKEETPGRHERANSESESGIFCMSSLSDDDDLGWCNSWPSTIWHCFLKGTRLCFHKESNKEWQDVEDFARAESCDNEEEIQMGTHKGYGSDGLKLVSHEESVSFGESVLKLTFDPGTVEDDLLTVECKLDHPFYVKNKGWSSFYPSLTVVQHGIPCCEIHIGDICLPPGHPDAINFDDSGVFDTFKSYDFTPMDSSAVYVLSSMARQRRASLSCGGPGGAQEFAGSEFSKSCGSPGSSQLSSDSLYAKAVKSHSSGTVSATSPNKCKRPMNAFMLFAKKYRVEYTQMYPGKDNRAISVILGDRWKKMKNEERRMYTLEAKALAEEQKRLNPDCWKRKRTNSGSQQH is encoded by the exons TCGGAGCACCATAACATGGTGTGGGAAGTGAAGACAAATCAGATGCCTAATGCAGTACAGAAACTCCTGCTGGTGATGGACAAGAGAGCTTCAGGAATGAATGACTCCTTGGAGTTGCTGCAGTGTAATGAGAACCTGCCGTCCTCTCCAGGATACAACTCCTGTGAGGAGCACATGGAGCTTG ATGACCTTCCCGAACTTCAGGCTGTTCAGAGTGATCCTACTCAATCTGCCATATACCAGCTAAGTTCAGATGTATCTCATCAAGACTATCCAAGACCATCTTGGAGCCAGAATACCTCAGACATACCGGAGAACACTCATGGTGAAGATGAGGTGGACTGGCTGACGGAGTTAGCAAATATCGCCACGAGTCCACAGAGCCCTCTCATGCAGTGCTCCTTTTATAACAG ATCATCTCCTGTACACATCATAGCTACTAGCAAAAGTTTACATTCCTATGCACGCCCACCACCAGTGTCCTCTTCTTCAAAGAGCAGGCCAACCTTCCCGCATGATCATTGGAAGGAAGAAACACCAGGAAGACATGAACGG GCAAACAGTGAGTCTGAATCTGGCATTTTCTGCATGTCCTCCCTGTCAGATGACGATGATCTGGGCTGGTGCAATTCCTGGCCATCAACTATTTGGCACTGTTTTTTGAAAG GCACACGACTGTGCTTCCATAAAGAAAGCAATAAGGAATGGCAAGATGTTGAAGACTTCGCTAGAGCCGAAAGCTGTGATAATGAGGAAGAGATTCAGATGGGCACTCACAAG GGCTATGGTTCTGATGGTCTAAAGTTGGTATCCCATGAAGAGAGTGTATCATTTGGTGAGTCTGTACTGAAGCTGACATTTGATCCTGGTACAGTAGAAGATGACTTGCTTACTGTGGAGTGCAAGCTGGACCACCCtttctatgttaaaaataaag GTTGGTCATCATTTTATCCAAGCTTGACTGTGGTACAGCATGGCATTCCATGTTGTGAAATTCATATTGGTGACATCTGTCTACCTCCTGGACACCCTGATGCCATTAATTTTGATGATTCAGGTGTTTTTGATACATTTAAAAG CTATGACTTCACACCGATGGACTCGTCTGCAGTCTATGTGCTGAGCAGTATGGCTCGTCAGCGCCGTGCGTCTTTgtcttgtggaggacctggtgGTGCTCAAGAGTTCGCAGGCTCTGAATTCAGCAAAAGTTGTGGTTCCCCTGGATCATCGCAGCTCTCCTCTGATTCTCTGTATGCTAAAGCTGTCAAAAGCCACAGCTCAGGGACTGTGAGTGCCACTTCTCCTAACAAGTGCAAAAGACCAATGAATGCCTTCATGCTTTTTGCCAAAAAATACAGAGTTGAATACACTCAGATGTATCCAGGGAAAGATAACAG agCCATTAGTGTGATTCTTGGTGACAggtggaagaaaatgaagaatgagGAAAGGAGGATGTATACATTAGAAGCAAAGGCTTTGGCTGAAGAACAAAAGCGTTTAAATCCTGActgttggaaaagaaaaagaaccaattcA GGCTCTCAACAGCATTGA
- the Hbp1 gene encoding HMG box-containing protein 1 isoform X3: MVWEVKTNQMPNAVQKLLLVMDKRASGMNDSLELLQCNENLPSSPGYNSCEEHMELDDLPELQAVQSDPTQSAIYQLSSDVSHQDYPRPSWSQNTSDIPENTHGEDEVDWLTELANIATSPQSPLMQCSFYNRSSPVHIIATSKSLHSYARPPPVSSSSKSRPTFPHDHWKEETPGRHERANSESESGIFCMSSLSDDDDLGWCNSWPSTIWHCFLKGTRLCFHKESNKEWQDVEDFARAESCDNEEEIQMGTHKGYGSDGLKLVSHEESVSFGESVLKLTFDPGTVEDDLLTVECKLDHPFYVKNKGWSSFYPSLTVVQHGIPCCEIHIGDICLPPGHPDAINFDDSGVFDTFKSYDFTPMDSSAVYVLSSMARQRRASLSCGGPGGAQEFAGSEFSKSCGSPGSSQLSSDSLYAKAVKSHSSGTVSATSPNKCKRPMNAFMLFAKKYRVEYTQMYPGKDNRAISVILGDRWKKMKNEERRMYTLEAKALAEEQKRLNPDCWKRKRTNSGSQQH, encoded by the exons ATGGTGTGGGAAGTGAAGACAAATCAGATGCCTAATGCAGTACAGAAACTCCTGCTGGTGATGGACAAGAGAGCTTCAGGAATGAATGACTCCTTGGAGTTGCTGCAGTGTAATGAGAACCTGCCGTCCTCTCCAGGATACAACTCCTGTGAGGAGCACATGGAGCTTG ATGACCTTCCCGAACTTCAGGCTGTTCAGAGTGATCCTACTCAATCTGCCATATACCAGCTAAGTTCAGATGTATCTCATCAAGACTATCCAAGACCATCTTGGAGCCAGAATACCTCAGACATACCGGAGAACACTCATGGTGAAGATGAGGTGGACTGGCTGACGGAGTTAGCAAATATCGCCACGAGTCCACAGAGCCCTCTCATGCAGTGCTCCTTTTATAACAG ATCATCTCCTGTACACATCATAGCTACTAGCAAAAGTTTACATTCCTATGCACGCCCACCACCAGTGTCCTCTTCTTCAAAGAGCAGGCCAACCTTCCCGCATGATCATTGGAAGGAAGAAACACCAGGAAGACATGAACGG GCAAACAGTGAGTCTGAATCTGGCATTTTCTGCATGTCCTCCCTGTCAGATGACGATGATCTGGGCTGGTGCAATTCCTGGCCATCAACTATTTGGCACTGTTTTTTGAAAG GCACACGACTGTGCTTCCATAAAGAAAGCAATAAGGAATGGCAAGATGTTGAAGACTTCGCTAGAGCCGAAAGCTGTGATAATGAGGAAGAGATTCAGATGGGCACTCACAAG GGCTATGGTTCTGATGGTCTAAAGTTGGTATCCCATGAAGAGAGTGTATCATTTGGTGAGTCTGTACTGAAGCTGACATTTGATCCTGGTACAGTAGAAGATGACTTGCTTACTGTGGAGTGCAAGCTGGACCACCCtttctatgttaaaaataaag GTTGGTCATCATTTTATCCAAGCTTGACTGTGGTACAGCATGGCATTCCATGTTGTGAAATTCATATTGGTGACATCTGTCTACCTCCTGGACACCCTGATGCCATTAATTTTGATGATTCAGGTGTTTTTGATACATTTAAAAG CTATGACTTCACACCGATGGACTCGTCTGCAGTCTATGTGCTGAGCAGTATGGCTCGTCAGCGCCGTGCGTCTTTgtcttgtggaggacctggtgGTGCTCAAGAGTTCGCAGGCTCTGAATTCAGCAAAAGTTGTGGTTCCCCTGGATCATCGCAGCTCTCCTCTGATTCTCTGTATGCTAAAGCTGTCAAAAGCCACAGCTCAGGGACTGTGAGTGCCACTTCTCCTAACAAGTGCAAAAGACCAATGAATGCCTTCATGCTTTTTGCCAAAAAATACAGAGTTGAATACACTCAGATGTATCCAGGGAAAGATAACAG agCCATTAGTGTGATTCTTGGTGACAggtggaagaaaatgaagaatgagGAAAGGAGGATGTATACATTAGAAGCAAAGGCTTTGGCTGAAGAACAAAAGCGTTTAAATCCTGActgttggaaaagaaaaagaaccaattcA GGCTCTCAACAGCATTGA